Part of the Salmo trutta chromosome 2, fSalTru1.1, whole genome shotgun sequence genome, CAGTACATAGAGGCTCATGGGACTGGAACTCCAGTGGGGGATCCCATAGAAGCAGGCAGCATCTCCAAAGTCATTGCCAAAGCCAGACCTCCAGGTTCAGAGACACTCCTCATCGGCTCTGTGAAAGGCAACATTGGACACACTGAATCTGCAGCTGGAGTGGCAGGGCTAATCAAGGTACTCCTAATGATGAAACATGAAACCATTGTCCCTTCACTGTTCTACTCTGAGGACAGTGCCAGTATAGATGCTAAAGCTTTAAATGTAAAGATTCCTACTAAAGCAGAAAAGTGGAGAGATTCTATTGCAAGGGTTGCAGGAATAAACAATTTTGGTTTTGGAGGATCAAATGCACATGCGATTGTCAAACAACACAAGCAGTCAAGTGTTCCTCAAAAAAGTGGTAGGAAATCACACAATTGTTTTGTCCTCTCTGCCAGTTATGAAAAGTCTATGAGTATGATGATGGAGGACACAATTgaacagatagacagagacaacAAAGGTGATCTAGAAGCTCTTGCATACACATCTGCTTGTAGAAGAAGCCACTTGAAACATCGATATCGGAGGGCATTCAGAACTCTCTCTCTGGCTGATCTAAAAGATCAACTCAAGTCTGCCATGAACAAGGTAACAACACCATCTTACTCAGATCACAGGCTAGTATTTGTCTTCTGTGGGAACGGTGTAACCTATCAAGGCATGTGCCAGCAGCTCCTGAAACATGAGCCTGTGTTCAGAGAGAAGATCAGCCAAATTGAGATGCTTTTCCAAAAGTTCAATAACATGAGTATCATAGAGAGACTTGAGAGTGATTCAGAGAGTAAGGATCTTTCAAAACCAGATGTTGTCCAGCCCCTCCTCTTTGCCATTCAGGTTGGCATAGCCAGTCTCTTCAAGCACTGGGGCATCAAACCTGATGCCATTCTTGGCCACTCTGTAGGAGAGGTTgctgctgcccactgctctgGGCTGTTGTCCCTTGAGGATGCAGTGAAGGTGATCTACTTCCGCAGTACTCTGCAGAATAAAGGTCACAGGAGGGAAAATGCTTGTGGTCAGTAACATGGTCGTATCAGAGGTCTtgaacctccttccctcctacTCAAATAATATTTCCTTGGCTGCCTTCAACAGCCCACAGTCCTGCACGCTCTCAGGTGATGCAGAGGCTATTGACAGTCTCCATCAAAAGCTGACCAGCTCAGTCAAGAGGAAGAATCTGTTCCTCCGTGTTCTGGATGTCCCTGCTGCATACCACAGCCAGATGATGGATACCATCCTGTCTCAACTAGAGGACAGTATTGGCTCTTTACAAGTCAATGATGTTGAGACAGAATTGTTCTCCACAGTGACAGGAAAGGTGGTAGAGCAGCCAGACTTCAGCACAGGCAAATACTGGGCCAGGAACatacgagagccagtttcatttgAACAGGCAGTGAGATCAGCAGCCAAAGAGAATAAGAATGTGGTGTTTGTGGAGATTGGCCCTAGAAGGGCTCTACAAAGAAACATCCAGGAGACGCTGGGAAATGACACCATAGTTCTGTCCTCAGTGCAGCCAGATAAAGATCATGAGACAATGCTGAATACTGTGTCCAAACTGTTTGAGTTGGGGGTTCAGGTAGACTGGGATCAGTTCTACAGAGGCCGTGAGGCTTCACCAACACCTTTTCCAAGGTATCAGTTTGATTCTACTCAGAGAGATGTTATCATTGCTGCATCAAAGGTACATCATACATCAGGTAATCATCCTGTGCTAACTCATACAGCTAGCGATAGCGATAGCAATACCTTCAGTTGTGATCTGTCTTCTGACTCAGTATCCTACCTGCATGAGCATAAACACAACGGTGTTGCCATAATCCCTGGTGCCTTCTATACTGAGTTGGGTTTGGCTGCCTTCATGGCCAGTGCCAAACCAAAAGTTCCACTCAACACACTGCAAGTCAGTGTCAGTTTTCTGAGTCCCTATGTTTTCACACAGAATGCACCAGAGATTAAAGTGCAACTTGAACCAACAGTGGATGAGACCCATTTTAAGATATATTCTGCCTCCACAAACCATGCTTCTGGCACAATAACGTGCAAGCGAGGACAGCTAGCTGAAGAGCAGAACATTTCGCTAAGCTCTATCTTCAAAAGATGCAATTCAGTGTTGAGTTCTGAAAAGTTCTACACTGAAATTGCTCTGGGTGGGTTTCAGTATGGCACTGTTTTCCAGAACAAGGGGGATGTACACTATGGTGAAGAGTTTAAGGAGGCTTTTTCAGTTGTCACCGTTCCAGAAGAATTGCTGTCTCAGTTGCATGAATACTGCATTCACCCTGTAGTGTTAGACTTCCTGATGCAACTTGCTCCTGTTACAGTAGCCTCTTCAAGGCCCGGGTTTCCTGTCAAAATAGGCAGCTTGACAGTGTTTGAACCCCTGCAAGAGGAAATGATTGTGTATCTGAAAGCAATTGATGAAGGCTTTGATCACTTTGAGGTATGTGGTTGCTTTACAGACAAAGAGGGAAGAGTTTTGGTTGAGCTTAAGCATGTGATGATCGCGTATCTTGGGAGCCGCTCTCGTGTTGTGGAAGAATACTTCTTCCACAATGACTTCAATGTTGTCTGTGAGGATATCGATTCCTCTAATGCCAGTGAGGCACCAAAGGCCTTGGTCTTTTCTGACCAGGTAGGCCTTCCAAAAGCCATGCGACCACACTTAAGTTCACAGtctagatacatctccttcacacAATCTAAGGAGGTCTTGAGCCATGGATTTCCTACACTCCTGGCAAACCTTAATATCACAGATCTCAACAAACACTTCCAGGAGGTCTTATTTGTGTGGGGTCAGGAAGATGTTACTTCACTGAAAACTGAGTATGTTCTGGAGAATATGGTAAGCTGCTGTGAGATGTTCAGGAAAATTGTCCTGGCACTGAGGGCCATGCAATTTCCAAATTCCATCAGAGTAATAACCTACCAGTCGGCGGAGAAAACAGTGGACCAGATCAGCGCAGGCTTTGTCCTATCAGGCATGACTAGATCGTGTGCTGCAGAAATGGAAAAGCTTTCCTTCCAGCTGATTGACATCAACTCTCTCTACAGAGGACATCAGAGCTCTGTCTCAGGTCTTAAAGTCATACCCTTGCAAAAGATACCCAGAGTTGGTTGTGAAAGGGGGGCTGATTTGGAAACCTGATATTGTACATACTCCCATTGGAAGCATTGAGACCACTGAGGGAAGGGTGTTCTCTTCAATGTCTGAGCCATGCATCTTTCAGACAAATGACCCCTGCAGAATAACTAGCTTGTCTGCTATTCCCTGTGATGTTGATGATACAAACATCCATGAGCAATCAGTCAAGATTCAGCTTAGCAAGATATGTGTTCATTCCTCAGACTACTATCCTGTCAGTGTCTCTGACCTGAACTATGGTCAGACAATATACTGGAAGAATCACACATCTCAGAAGCACCAGCTTCTGGCTCTTGACTTCAGTGGTACTGTCACAGCTGTAGGGAAAGATGTGAACACACTGAAAATGGGAGACCATATAGTATCATGTTATCCCATTGCTGCATCTTCTAAGATTGTGATTCCTGAAGCAGCATGCTACAAGACAAAGAGGCTCACATTTCTGAAAGAGGCTCCTTGTGTGTCCTACTTTGTTCTGGCATGGGAAATACTGCACAGACTGTTACCTACAGTCAAACATAGAAGGTTGAGCATCATCTCCTCTGTTCCTGACTCTAGTCTGCTGAAGGTCCTAATCCAAACAGCAAACAAATCAGGATGGAATGCCATTGTAGGGACACCGTGCAATGGGATGTTTGCTGATGCAATTGTCCTTCTTCCACCATTTGATAAATCTCTGTTGGCAGAAGCCAGCAATTGTCCTGTCGTCAGACATGTTGTTATTGTCTGTGAATCCCAGTCCCAATGCTTGCTTGAACAGCATGTTTTCCAGAATGTTAAGGATAGTGTTCACATACAGACTCTTCAGATGTCCAGCATCTTACAAAAGGGATCACTCATTGCCAAGAGGCCACACATTTATCGTTGGCTC contains:
- the LOC115149335 gene encoding uncharacterized protein LOC115149335 isoform X1, with product MVQQEELLRGIYSESDLLSVQYIEAHGTGTPVGDPIEAGSISKVIAKARPPGSETLLIGSVKGNIGHTESAAGVAGLIKVLLMMKHETIVPSLFYSEDSASIDAKALNVKIPTKAEKWRDSIARVAGINNFGFGGSNAHAIVKQHKQSSVPQKSGRKSHNCFVLSASYEKSMSMMMEDTIEQIDRDNKGDLEALAYTSACRRSHLKHRYRRAFRTLSLADLKDQLKSAMNKVTTPSYSDHRLVFVFCGNGVTYQGMCQQLLKHEPVFREKISQIEMLFQKFNNMSIIERLESDSESKDLSKPDVVQPLLFAIQVGIASLFKHWGIKPDAILGHSVGEVAAAHCSGLLSLEDAVKVIYFRSTLQNKGHRRENACGQ